In the genome of Gloeocapsa sp. DLM2.Bin57, the window CATCAGTATCAGAATTAGCCCGTTTATTATCAGCTCATGCTACCACAGACTTAGAAAAAGCGAGAATAATCTATACTTGGCTTGCAGTTAACATCGCTTATGACGTTCAAGGTTATTATACTGGAGAATATGGGGATTTAACCCCCGAAGGAGTTTTAAAAAGGAGACAAGCGGTTTGTTCAGGTTATGCTAATCTCTACCAAGCTTTAAGTCAAGAAATGGGTTTAGAAAGTTTTATTATTTCTGGATATGCTAAAGGATTAAGTTATGAGTCAACTGCAAATCTTCGAGAAACTAATCACGCTTGGAATGGAGTTAAAATTAACGGTAACTGGTATTTAGTTGATGCTACTTGGGCTGCAGGTACAGTTGATAGTCATCAGTTTACACCTAATTTTAATCAATTTTATTTCGCTACTCCCCCAGAGCAGTTGATTTATTCTCATTTACCTGAAGATGAAAATTGGCAGTTATTAACTAATAAATATACTAGAGAACAGTTTCTCGCTTTGCCTAAAGTATCACCACATTTTTTTACCACTCAATTAAATTTACTCTCTCATGGTTATAATAGTCAAGGTAATTTTCAAGTGGTATTAACTGCTCCTGAAAATGTAGAAATTATTGCTGGGTTAACTGTACAAGAAGAGTATTTACCTAGAGAAACTGTCCAAATCCAAAAACATAATAATCAAATATTTATTATCGCCGATACTTCTAGAAACAAAGCCGATAAATTAAATATTTTTGCTAAATTTAGTCATCAAGAAGGAAGCTACCCTCATGCTGTTTCCTTCAAAGTACCATAAGCTTAGTTATGATTGTACATGGATTTAAGTACTTACGAAAGTGACTTTTACCCTTGGACTTGATTGTCTAACCAATCAGATACATCACCCCAACTAGAAAAATCAAAGATACTTTCTCCTAACCCTTCTCTTTGAGAGACTCCTAGTTGACGTATTCGCGATTCTAAAGAGGGGTCAATTTCACCAAATCGCTTGGAGAGTAAACGTATTAATAAATTAGCTTCTCCTTCTTCTCTCCCTCTTTCTTCTCCCAATTGTAAACCTTCCTTCAAAATTTCTTGATACCAAGGAGATTCTCTAAGTATAACCATATCCCACCTCATTATTTCTTGAACTAACGGCATTTCTAAGACAAAAGACGCAAAAAACGATAATAAAGGTTCTAAATCTGTTAACTCTTCCTCTTCTCTTAACTTCCTTACTGCTTCTCTGACTACTACTTCCTCCCCTCCTCCCTTTAAAATAGGTACAAAGGGTAATAAACTTGAGATGTTGTCTCTAAATACTAATTCTACTGGTACTTCCCATAAGTTGACCACTCGATAACTTTGATAACTTCTAATCCCCATAAATTCTTCTTCGTAGAAATTGGGGATGTTGGGATTCTTGACATGTGGTAAAATGTTAATCAGTACTGGATACACAGGTAAATTATATCTCTCTTGAGCTAAAGCTGCATACACTCTCATTCTCAAGGGTCCATTGTCTTGATAACGGAGTTGCAATTCGTTTAGCATCAAGAATTCACCTTCTTTTTTCCCCACTATTTTCATCAGCACATCATTTTCCCGACTTAACCACTGAAATTCTCCCGAGAGAAACTCACAAAAAGTTAAATCTTGTCTCTGTGTAATCCATCTAATCCAATTATTGGGTGCTAGACTAATTAAACGTTTACTCCCTATATCTGCTTTTTTAATCATGGTTGGGTTGAGAAACTGTCCAAATCCAAAAATGTAACAATCAAATATTTACTATCTTAAGGTATAAGTACATATGGATTTAAGTATTTACGAGAGAGACTTTTACGCTTGGACAAACAAGGGGATTTACTACGCAACCAACAGCTAACAGAAATTGATTGGGAGAATATAGCAGCTGAAATTGAGAGTATGGGAAAGTCAGAAAAACGACAGCTAGAAAGTCGATTAGAAGTA includes:
- a CDS encoding DUF4351 domain-containing protein, whose translation is MKKADIGSKRLISLAPNNWIRWITQRQDLTFCEFLSGEFQWLSRENDVLMKIVGKKEGEFLMLNELQLRYQDNGPLRMRVYAALAQERYNLPVYPVLINILPHVKNPNIPNFYEEEFMGIRSYQSYRVVNLWEVPVELVFRDNISSLLPFVPILKGGGEEVVVREAVRKLREEEELTDLEPLLSFFASFVLEMPLVQEIMRWDMVILRESPWYQEILKEGLQLGEERGREEGEANLLIRLLSKRFGEIDPSLESRIRQLGVSQREGLGESIFDFSSWGDVSDWLDNQVQG